One window of Magallana gigas chromosome 2, xbMagGiga1.1, whole genome shotgun sequence genomic DNA carries:
- the LOC136271365 gene encoding uncharacterized protein, translating into MLRQYGVPEKLISLICNTYHRMTYKVADVVLVQINYLDFADDLALLSHHKNKCRTKTASTGAGIKIKVDNRKWKITTTSQTPVANVDEPIKVEPFIYPGSMVGTQSGQDRDIKPKIGKASAAFTMLKNIWASRFG; encoded by the exons ATGCTGAGGCAATATGGAGTACCCGAGAAGCTCATCTCCCTGATTTGCAACACCTACCATCGCATGACCTACAAAGTTGCCGATGTTG TCCTGGTGCAAATCAATTATCTCGACTTTGCCGATGATTTGGCTCTCCTTTCGCATCACAAAAACAAATGCAGGACAAAAACAGCATCAACAGGAGCGGGAATCAAGATCAAAGTAGACAACAGAAAATGGAAGATCACCACCACTTCCCAAACACCAGTCGCAAATGTTGATGAGCCCATCAAAGTTGAACCCTTCATCTACCCGGGAAGTATGGTTGGCACGCAAAGTGGCCAAGACCGTGACATCAAGCCAAAAATTGGCAAGGCAAGTGCTGCATTTACCATGCTTAAGAACATCTGGGCCTCAAGGTTCGGATAA